The Deltaproteobacteria bacterium genome window below encodes:
- a CDS encoding class I SAM-dependent methyltransferase, translating to MEEQEYGKMYELEESFWWFRGKDRILHGLLKKTGAGATRGGKILDIGCGTGRVLENLRVYGETYGIDFSATAIAFCRERGLKKLVRGTGDVLPFRDGVFDVVTALDVFCHRGIRDNKAALKEVARTLRSGGRFILSEPAFMFLYGPHDESQHCKQRFNAAEMKELMASCGLKIEKLSYFNFILFPLVLAHRLAMRWSGLKSQSDVKEINPVLNSILFLFLRLEAGLLRFMNLPAGSSVICVARKP from the coding sequence ATGGAAGAGCAGGAATACGGGAAGATGTACGAGTTGGAGGAATCCTTCTGGTGGTTCAGGGGGAAGGACCGTATCCTTCACGGCCTTTTGAAAAAAACCGGTGCTGGCGCGACAAGGGGCGGCAAAATACTCGACATAGGCTGCGGTACCGGGCGGGTGCTTGAAAATCTACGAGTTTATGGTGAAACGTACGGCATAGATTTCTCGGCGACAGCCATCGCATTCTGCAGGGAAAGAGGTCTAAAAAAACTAGTCCGCGGGACCGGAGATGTGCTGCCCTTCCGCGACGGGGTTTTCGACGTGGTGACGGCGCTTGACGTCTTTTGCCATCGCGGGATACGCGACAACAAGGCTGCCCTGAAGGAAGTGGCAAGGACGCTGAGGAGCGGCGGCCGCTTCATCTTGAGCGAGCCGGCTTTCATGTTCCTGTACGGTCCGCATGATGAGTCCCAGCACTGCAAGCAGCGTTTCAATGCCGCGGAGATGAAAGAGCTCATGGCCTCCTGCGGCCTCAAGATAGAAAAGCTCTCGTACTTCAACTTCATCCTTTTTCCGCTCGTTCTCGCCCACAGGCTCGCCATGAGATGGAGCGGCCTCAAATCACAGTCGGATGTGAAAGAGATTAACCCCGTACTTAACAGCATCCTTTTCCTGTTCCTCAGGCTCGAAGCCGGGCTTCTGCGTTTTATGAACCTGCCCGCGGGAAGCTCCGTCATCTGCGTGGCCAGGAAACCTTAG
- a CDS encoding B12-binding domain-containing radical SAM protein — protein MKIILVDPPFEEELSVGGSKSIQKVLNVIPALGLAYVAASAEKAGYEVKIFDCTLGMSHAELAEALKRERPDVVGITGTTPSSISMYRVARDVRSLLPDALVVAGGAHLTAVPGEVMKSAPFDAGVVGEGEVTFVELVRHFEEHGRKNLGDVQGIVFKEGDRVISTGRRPFIKDLDNLPFPARHLLPPLSAYRPTPASYRKLPLGVMITSRGCPFQCTFCDRSVFGTTYRVRSAKNVMDEVEELIGRYGAREIRFFDDTLTMNKKRVFEICDEFDRRKIRIPWTCLTRVSAVTPEMLKRMKQAGCWQVLYGLESGDDRMLKLLSKGITVEHSENATRWAREAGLSVRADFIVGTPGETLESMEKTLEFAKRLRVDYAHFNKFVPFPGTELYEALTAKGYKFDFTKSSSILDHSALLYVPEGMDAEAYGKYLDHMYRSFYLRPSYILRRLFSIKSLAQLKGQINGFFAIFGLK, from the coding sequence ATGAAAATCATACTCGTAGACCCTCCATTTGAGGAAGAGCTCTCAGTCGGCGGCAGCAAGAGCATTCAGAAAGTCTTGAATGTCATTCCCGCGCTCGGGCTCGCCTATGTGGCCGCTTCCGCGGAGAAGGCGGGCTACGAGGTAAAGATCTTCGACTGCACCCTGGGCATGTCACACGCCGAGCTCGCCGAGGCCCTGAAAAGGGAGCGACCCGACGTCGTCGGCATAACCGGCACCACCCCCTCGTCCATCAGCATGTACAGGGTCGCGAGGGACGTCCGTAGCCTCCTTCCCGACGCCTTGGTAGTGGCCGGCGGCGCTCACCTCACGGCTGTCCCGGGCGAGGTCATGAAATCCGCGCCTTTCGATGCCGGCGTCGTCGGCGAGGGCGAGGTGACCTTTGTCGAGCTCGTGCGGCACTTCGAGGAGCACGGGCGAAAAAACTTGGGCGACGTCCAGGGCATAGTCTTCAAGGAGGGGGACAGGGTCATCTCGACCGGCAGGCGTCCCTTCATAAAAGACCTGGACAACCTCCCTTTCCCCGCGAGGCACCTGCTGCCACCGCTTTCGGCCTACAGGCCGACGCCGGCTTCTTATAGAAAGCTGCCTCTCGGGGTCATGATAACTTCGAGGGGATGCCCCTTCCAGTGCACGTTTTGCGACCGGTCCGTCTTCGGCACCACTTACAGGGTGAGGAGCGCCAAAAACGTGATGGACGAGGTCGAGGAGCTCATTGGGAGGTACGGCGCCAGGGAGATAAGGTTCTTCGACGACACGCTCACCATGAACAAGAAGCGCGTCTTCGAGATCTGCGACGAGTTCGACAGGAGAAAGATAAGGATACCGTGGACATGCCTTACGCGCGTGAGCGCCGTAACGCCCGAGATGCTGAAGAGGATGAAGCAGGCCGGTTGCTGGCAGGTCCTCTACGGCCTCGAATCCGGCGATGATCGGATGCTAAAGCTCCTCAGCAAGGGCATTACCGTCGAGCACAGCGAGAACGCGACCAGGTGGGCCAGGGAGGCGGGCCTGAGCGTAAGGGCCGACTTCATCGTGGGCACCCCCGGGGAGACCCTCGAGAGCATGGAGAAGACGCTAGAGTTCGCAAAAAGGCTCAGAGTAGACTACGCCCATTTCAACAAATTTGTGCCTTTTCCAGGCACTGAGCTCTACGAAGCGCTCACAGCCAAGGGATACAAGTTCGATTTCACGAAGAGCTCGAGCATACTCGACCATTCTGCCCTGCTCTATGTGCCCGAGGGCATGGACGCCGAAGCATACGGCAAATACCTCGACCACATGTACAGGAGCTTCTATCTCAGGCCCTCCTACATACTGAGAAGGCTTTTTTCAATCAAGTCCCTGGCCCAGCTCAAGGGGCAGATAAACGGATTTTTCGCGATATTCGGTCTGAAATAA
- a CDS encoding nitrite reductase, with product MARIGALRLTLLILSLAVSVPAFAQEAVPRLSDAEFARAKQIYFDRCAGCHGTLRKGATGPNLEPEKTRVIPVESLAIILAEGTAGGMPPWKDILSQEEMELVSRYLHLDPPLPPEWSMDQVRESWKLVAPVEKRPKSPPKRNWQNYFGVIQRDVGKVSVIDGDTKEVLSTLDTGFAVHILRTSASGRYMYSIGRDGKATMIDLWMDPPGIVAEIKTGIDARSIDTSKYKGELGDFTDTYAVVGNYWPPHYVIMKGDTLEPLKIVSTRGYTYDTNEFHPEPRVASIVSSHNAPEFVLNIKETGVVLLVDYSKLDAGTVTETKINAERFLHDGGWDSTKRYFLVAANMRNKVAAIDTLERKLTALIETGNKPHPGRGANWVDPEYGPVWATPHMGEPMVAVIGTDPEGHPEHAWKVVRKIPVAGNGLFIKTHPKSDNIWIDNILSKDVEVAQTLTVISKSDIGAEPVNLRLSDWGKLVHMEYNRAGDEVWVSVWEREGEIIVIDDKTRKVKNRIKLATPTGKFNVYNTMMDIY from the coding sequence ATGGCTCGAATTGGCGCCCTCAGGCTTACACTCCTCATCCTTTCCCTTGCAGTATCAGTCCCAGCCTTTGCCCAGGAGGCCGTGCCGAGGCTTTCTGACGCGGAATTCGCCAGAGCCAAGCAGATATATTTCGACAGGTGCGCCGGATGCCACGGCACGCTCAGGAAGGGGGCTACCGGGCCCAACCTGGAACCTGAGAAGACACGCGTAATACCGGTCGAATCGCTGGCCATCATACTGGCCGAGGGCACGGCCGGGGGGATGCCCCCCTGGAAGGACATACTCTCGCAGGAGGAGATGGAGCTGGTATCCAGGTACCTGCACCTCGACCCTCCCCTTCCACCTGAGTGGAGCATGGACCAGGTAAGGGAGTCCTGGAAGCTCGTGGCCCCGGTCGAAAAGAGGCCTAAAAGCCCGCCGAAGAGGAACTGGCAGAACTACTTCGGGGTCATACAGAGGGATGTGGGGAAGGTGAGCGTGATAGACGGGGACACAAAGGAGGTCCTCTCCACCCTTGATACGGGGTTCGCGGTCCATATCCTGCGCACATCGGCCTCGGGCAGGTACATGTACTCCATAGGACGGGACGGGAAGGCCACCATGATAGACCTCTGGATGGACCCGCCCGGCATAGTCGCCGAGATAAAGACCGGGATAGACGCAAGGTCCATAGACACGAGCAAGTACAAGGGCGAACTAGGGGACTTTACCGACACCTATGCGGTGGTCGGCAATTACTGGCCTCCACATTATGTGATAATGAAAGGAGACACCCTCGAGCCGCTCAAGATCGTAAGCACGCGGGGGTACACCTACGACACGAACGAGTTCCACCCGGAGCCGAGGGTCGCCTCGATAGTCTCGTCGCACAACGCGCCGGAGTTCGTCCTTAACATCAAAGAGACCGGGGTCGTCCTACTCGTCGATTACAGCAAGCTCGACGCCGGCACTGTGACAGAAACGAAGATAAACGCCGAACGGTTCCTCCACGACGGCGGCTGGGACTCTACCAAGCGCTACTTCCTCGTTGCCGCGAACATGAGAAATAAGGTCGCTGCCATAGATACCCTCGAAAGAAAACTTACTGCCCTGATAGAGACCGGGAACAAGCCGCACCCCGGAAGGGGCGCAAACTGGGTGGACCCTGAGTACGGCCCTGTCTGGGCCACCCCGCACATGGGCGAGCCCATGGTGGCGGTCATAGGCACGGACCCCGAAGGACATCCCGAGCACGCCTGGAAGGTCGTAAGGAAGATACCGGTTGCCGGGAACGGGCTCTTCATCAAGACCCACCCGAAGAGCGACAATATCTGGATCGATAATATCCTCAGCAAGGACGTGGAGGTCGCCCAGACGCTCACGGTCATAAGCAAGAGCGATATCGGGGCAGAGCCGGTAAACTTGAGGCTCAGCGACTGGGGCAAGCTGGTCCATATGGAATACAACCGGGCCGGCGACGAGGTGTGGGTTTCTGTCTGGGAAAGGGAGGGCGAGATAATCGTAATAGACGACAAGACCCGCAAGGTAAAAAACAGGATAAAGCTGGCTACCCCCACGGGAAAGTTCAACGTCTACAATACGATGATGGACATATATTGA